A DNA window from Anastrepha obliqua isolate idAnaObli1 chromosome 5, idAnaObli1_1.0, whole genome shotgun sequence contains the following coding sequences:
- the LOC129247116 gene encoding uncharacterized protein LOC129247116 gives MPIQQQPNSCNIRNSYESRKEEPADCSNSLDPQNLHIHQHENQVTLEEDVETEDGSDGEESEAGEHIANADNVTLCYNNNYYNNNNNYYYHYCNLNYNQHLNEQSQSKTHLLIRQLKRRTVQEILQRPFLIQIVALFMWFHGKFWQFYYETLTRRLQ, from the coding sequence ATGCCAATACAGCAACAGCCAAATAGTTGCAACATCAGAAACTCTTATGAATCGAGAAAAGAAGAGCCAGCTGATTGTAGCAATTCCCTAGATCCACAAAATCTGCATATACATCAGCACGAAAATCAAGTAACATTAGAAGAAGATGTGGAAACTGAAGACGGAAGTGACGGCGAGGAAAGTGAAGCCGGTGAACATATTGCAAACGCGGATAATGTAACATTGTGTTACAATAATAAttactataacaacaacaataattacTACTACCACTATTGCAACTTGAATTATAACCAACACCTAAACGAACAGTCCCAGTCCAAAACACATTTGCTAATACGTCAGCTAAAACGACGCACTGTACAAGAAATTCTGCAGCGTCCATTCCTTATCCAAATAGTCGCTCTTTTCATGTGGTTCCACGGCAAATTCTGGCAATTCTACTACGAAACATTGACACGAAGATTGCAGTAA